The following nucleotide sequence is from Triticum urartu cultivar G1812 unplaced genomic scaffold, Tu2.1 TuUngrouped_contig_5069, whole genome shotgun sequence.
aaagaaagaaaaatggGCCATCACGTAGCGTGGAGCATGGACGTGGTACTGGTGCCGTAAACAATGCACACGGGACGACGACGTTTCTCCTggtcaagaagaagaagatgcacGTGACGAGGGGGGAGCATGGCGCTGAAGCAACGCAGCGGGCAGCTTTTGGGGCTGAGGCCATCTGGTGAATGCaggcgagcgagcgagcgagcggcGAAAGGATAGATGTAGGTTTGGCAGCGGCGGACGTCGCCTCGGTCCCAAAAGGCCTAcgtactgctgctgctgctacgtAGTCAAACATTACACACATGACATAACGCCCACAGAAATCAATCCATCACCCCTCGCGTCGCCGTCGCCCTCGTCGGTACTCGCAACTGGAAGCAGCGTCTGTCTGGCAGATAGAGTAATACCCACATGATGAGCAAATAAAATACGGACACGAAGCAGCAACCGCGTAACAGAAGAAACATCACCACTCAGGCAGATGCTGGACATGTCTAACCATGCGAGGTTGCGAGCAAGCAAAGAAATCATCAATAAGTTTAACCACGACACATCGGTGGCTGCACAACGTCACAAACGCGAGCAATCGTTGGTTTTGcacacaaatcacaaagcatgtATCATCATCCACGTTTCCGACACTCGAAAGCCCAAAGGAAACGCAGCACTACTCTTCACTCTCCCCGCCGCCTCCAAGCGACGCGAGGACCGGGGGAGACTGGCTTTTATTTTCATCACAACACGGAACGATAAAGGGAGACACAAACTTGGCAGCGGCCGCCAGGGAAGGAGGCCGCTGGATTATTGTGgtcggtggtggtggtggcgtcGATGATGCGAAGGGGGCAGATGGACGGCAGGCAGGCAGGCGGGCATTGGTGGGATGGTCCTCAGCTGACGAGCTTCCTCTGGAGGAGAGCCCTCTCGCCGGGCATCTCGTAGGTGCGCCGGAAGGGGTCGTTCCGGGCGTGCCACGTGTCCCTGGGTCCCAGAGGCACGGGCCGCCTCACGGGCTCCGGTTGGTGGGCTCTGGTAGTGCCCTTCAGGTCAGCAAACCTGTCCGAAGACATGATCGGCGCCTGGTTGGTGGTGGAGGCCATCGACAGCTGGGACAGCTTCTCGACTATGTCAGGCGCGCCGCCGTGAGGGATCTGCTCCTTTGCAGCGAGGTAGTTCCCTGCACAACGGAATTCATGTGCATTAGAGACGCGCAAAATCCGGGACTTCAAACAAAACGGAGGCGCCATTCCAAGTACGGCACTACATGATTTAGGAACTAACAATAATACTCACCGTTGTTCCTCACTGGTGCTGGTGGTAGTCGGGACCAAGGCTGGTTCATCGCGTTCTCCTTCGTCAGCTTATGGTTGCCCTCTGGTTTCACCTGATGATCAAGCTCTAGCTTCCTTTGCACGCCAGCTGCTCTTGCTGGGACGTTATTAGTGCCCAGGTACGAGTTATTGACTGCCGGTCTCCCGTTGGTTAAAGTCCCCACAGGGTATCTCCTAGCATTCTTCTGGTCCATAGCCCCTTTAGCCCCAACTGCAGAATCCATTATTTGAATTGCTTCAACAATGGTATTCTAATGAAAATGATACAGATGTGCATGTGAGAAAATCGACAAACCTGATGGTGGTGTTGTTGCATATCCGGTCGATCTGAAACGAAGTGAAGGGGGGATATAGAAGCATGGCTGTGACATAAACAATTCTGGTCAGGTTCACGAACCAAATCAATGCATAATCTAATGTGGCATGCAAAGACATTGGAAATATTATGACCTGAAAGAAGGGATGCTGCAAAACCTCCACTGCGGTTGGCCTTTTACGGGGGTCCCATGAGCAAAGCCACTGCAGCAAATGTAAAAGTTGAGGCTAATCATTTATCCGAACATGATCACTTCACCACTACTTTTAGGGAAGACTGGAACTGCTGATAGGATACTTACCGAAATAAGGTTCAGCGCATCTTCACTTGCTGTGGGAACCACTTCTGAAAGACTTATGCTTCCAGACTGTTGAGAATATGAAACAGCATTTAGCCATCAATGGCTCCTAATAATCTCAGAACTGGAGAGTAAGGGTATCAAAAGATCCTACCTGAGGAAACTGAAAATGGATAGATGCTGCCAGCTGCAGTCCTCCAGCCCAAGTATGCTGATTTGGTGTGCCAAGAATGCTACAGATTTTGTATATCTCGTCCGCTTCACTGAGGGACAAAGAATAAAGTTACAAAAATGCCCCCACTTGAGCAATTACTTGGAAGAACATACCACAACAGAATCACCACATCATTTTTTTCACATTATGGGGTGCTTTCTAGACTAAAAAAATGG
It contains:
- the LOC125528728 gene encoding cyclin-dependent kinase F-4-like (The sequence of the model RefSeq protein was modified relative to this genomic sequence to represent the inferred CDS: added 608 bases not found in genome assembly), with product MERYNIITEVGDGTFGSVWRAINKESGEVVAIKKMKKKYFSWEECINLREVKSLRRMNHPNIVKLKEVIRENDMLFFVFEYMECNLYQLMKSKGKPFSETEIRNWCFQVFQALSHMHQRGYFHRDLKPENLLVTKELIKVADFGLAREIISEPPYTEYVSTRWYRAPEVLLQASVYSSAVDMWAMGAIIAELFSHRPLFPGSSEADEIYKICSILGTPNQHTWAGGLQLAASIHFQFPQSGSISLSEVVPTASEDALNLISWLCSWDPRKRPTAVEVLQHPFFQPCFYIPPSLRFRSTGYATTPPSVGAKGAMDQKNARRYPVGTLTNGRPAVNNSYLGTNNVPARAAGVQRKLELDHQVKPEGNHKLTKENAMNQPWSRLPPAPVRNNGNYLAAKEQIPHGGAPDIVEKLSQLSMASTTNQAPIMSSDRFADLKGTTRAHQPEPVRRPVPLGPRDTWHARNDPFRRTYEMPGERALLQRKLVS